A segment of the Frankineae bacterium MT45 genome:
CGAGCAACCTCCCGAGTAGCAAAGGGGATTGCGTGGGTCATGTCGGTGTCGATGAACCCCGGCGCGATGGCGTTGATGGTGGCGCCGGTCTTGGCGAAGGCCGGCGCGAAGGAGCGGACCATGCCGATGACGCCGGCCTTGCTGGCCGCGTAGTTGGTCTGGCCGCGGTTGCCGGCGATGCCGCTGGTCGAGGCGAGGCAGACGATCCGCCCGTCGTCGCTGAAGACGTCACTGGCCAGCAGGGCCGCGTTGACCCGGAGCTGCGACTCGAGGTTCACCGCCATCACCGACGACCAGACCTCGGGCTTCATGTTGGCCAGCAGCTTGTCGCGGGTGATCCCGGCGTTGTGGATGACGATGTCGAGCTTGCCGTAGCGCTCCTTGGCCAGTTCGAGCATCCGCTCGGCCGCATCGGGCGCGGAGATGTCCAGCTGCAGGGTGGTCCCGCCAACCTTGTTGGCCACCTTGGCCAGGTTGTCACCGGCCGACGGAAGGTCGGCGCAGATCACGGTTGCTCCATCGCGGGCGAGCACCTCGGCGATGGCGGCACCGATACCGCGGGCGGCCCCGGTGACGACGGCGACCTTGCCGGCCAGCGGCTGGTTCCAGTCGGCCGGCGCCGGAGCGGCCCCGGCACCGACACGGACGACCTGACCGTCGACGTAGGCCGACCGGCCCGAGAGGAAGAAACGCAGCGCCGACTCCGGCGAGGCGTCACCCTCGAGCAGCACCAGGTTGGCCGTAGCACCGCCACGCACCTCCTTGGCCAGCGAGCGGATGAAGCCGTCCAACCCATGACGGGCCGCATCGCGCACCGGGCTTTCACCGTCGGGCACGCGGCCGAGCACGACCACCCGACCGCCGCCCTTCAGGCGCCGCAGGGCGCCGCCGAAGAACGACTGCAGACCGGCCAGATCGGCCGGCGTCTCGGCCCCCGTGGCATCCAGAACCAGGGCACCCCACTTGGCGGTGTCGGAGTCCTCCGTCTGCACGTCGGCTCCGGCATCGCGCAGGATGTCACTCAGTTCCTTGACGCCCTCGCCGATCGCGCCGACGAGCACCGGACCGTTGACCAGCGGGGCACCCGCCTTGTAGCGCCGCAGAATCGCCGGACGCGGCAGGCCGAGCTTGGTGGCGACGGTCTTGCCTACGCCGCCGCTGACGATCTCCTGGTACTTGTCACTCATTTCGCTGCACTCTCCAGAATCGCGACGACACCCTGGCCGCCGGCTGCACAGATTGAGATAAGGCCCCGCTTGCCCGGGCCGGCTTCGTGAAGTTGCTTGGCCAGCGACGCGACGATGCGTCCACCGGTTGCCGCGAAGGGGTGCCCCGCGGCCAGCGACGATCCGTTGACGTTCAACTTGCTGCGGTCGATCGAGCCGAGCGGCGCGTCCAGGCCGAGGCGCTCCTTGCAGAACGCCGGGTCCTCCCAGGCCGCGAAGTTGACCAGGACGACCGAGGCGAACGCCTCGTGAATCTCGTAGAAATCGAAGTCCTGCAGCGTCAGTCCATTGCGGGCGAGCAGCCGCGGCACGGCGTAGATCGGGGCCATCAGCAGGCCGTCGTCCTTGATGTCACCGTGGACGTAGTCAAGCGCCGAGGTCTCGGCGTCAGTGAGGTATGCCCAGACCGGCAGCTTGTGCGCAGCGGCCCACTCGTCGGTCGAGAGCAGCACCGCGGAGGCGCCATCGGTGAGCGGCGTGGAGTTGGCGGCCGTCATCGTCGGGTGGTCCAGCCCCTTGCCGAAGACGGGCTTCAGCTTGGCCAGCTTCTCGACCGTCGAGTCACCGCGCAGGTTGTTGTCCTTGGAGAGCTTGCGGAACGGCGTGATCAGGTCATCGAAGAATCCGCGATCGTAGGCGGCGGCGAGCTTCTGGTGGCTCTCGACGGTGAGCTGGTCCTGTGCTTCGCGGGTGATGCCCCACTGCTCAGCGGTGATGGCCGCGTGCTCGCCCATCGACAGGCCGGTGCGCGGCTCCGAGTTCTCCGGACGCTCCGGCGCCAGGTGGCCCGGACGGACGCCGAGCAGCGTCTTCAGCTGGGCCGGCACGCCCTTGGCCCGGTTCGCGTCGAGCAGCGTCTTGCGCAGGTCCTCCGAGAGCGCGAGGGGGGCGTCCGAGGTGGTGTCGGTGCCGCCGGCGATGCCCGAGTCGATCTGGCCGAGACGGATCTTGTTGGCGACGAGGATCGCCGTCTCCAGGCCGGTGCCGCAGGCCTGCTGCACGTCGTAGGCCGGGGTCTGCGGGCTCAGCTTCGAGCCGAGGACACACTCCCGGGTCAGGTTGAAGTCGCGGGCGTGCTTGAGGACGGCGCCAGCGGCGACCTCGCCCAGACGCTCACCCTGCAGCCCGTAGCGCGCGACCAGTCCGTCGATGGTGGCCGTGAGCATGTCTTGGTTCGACGCGTGTGAGTACGGCCCGTTCGACCGGGCGAACGGAATGCGATTGCCGCCGACGATGGCGGCCCTTCGCGCTTTTGCAGTGGCCACAACTGGTCCTTCCCTTGCCTGCTGATTTATAGAGTTACTCGGGGGTAACATACTTGAGTTTGCGAGTATCGGCTACCGTGAGACACGTGAAGCGTCCAACGTCGGGTCCCGCCGCGGCAATAGTCGAAGCAGTTCAGGATGGCGTCGCCAATGTTGTCGGCCACACAGTGGGTACGGCAGTCGGCACCGCCAATGATGTCGTGGAGGCTGCCACGTCCAGCGTGCGCCGTCCGCCCGGTGATCGGCAAGCGGCCGATTCCGCCAAGAAACACGGGGGAGCGCGCACCGACGGGCGCCGCGAACGGTGGGCTGAGCACCGCAAGGCGCGCCGGTCGGAACTGATCGACGCGGCCACCGATGCCGTCATCGAGTACGGCGCCAACGTCGGTATGGACCAGATCGCGGCCACCGCCAAGACGAGCAAAACTGTGATCTATCGCTACTTCAGCGACAAGGCCGACCTGCACCAGGCAGTGGCTGAGCAGGCCGCGACGCACCTCATCGAAGGCCTGGTGGCGGCCCTGGAGGGCGTCACCCTGCCCCGCGACACGCTGGCGGCCGGGGTCAATGCATTCCTCACCGAGATCGACGAACGCCCCGAGGTGTACCGCTTCGTGATGATGCGGGTGGCCCAGAACAGCGAGGCCCTGTCGCCGCGCGACGAGCGGCGCCGGGTCCTCGACTACCCGAGCATCATCGGCGAACTCGTCAGCATGCAGATCGCGTTCTACATGAAGATCAGCGGTCTGGACCCGATCCGGGCCCGTCCCTGGGGTGTGGCCATCGTCGGTTTCATCCGCAGCGCTGGCGACTGGTGGCTCGAGCACCGCGATTCGATGTCGCGGGACGAGCTCTCCGAATACCTCTCCGCGCTGCTCTGGAGCGGCATGGGTGGTCTCTACATCTCCGCCGGCATGGAGGTCGAGATCTCGCCGCCGCCCGGGATCTTCCCGATCCTGCCCAAGGACGCCCGCATCGAGGCCCGCGCCATGGCCGAGAAGAACACCGGAACCGACATCGACGCCGCCATTCAGAGCGTCCGTCAGGCCTTCAGCGAATAGGCGAACCCGTCTGCTGCTGACGCCGCCCGATCGAGGGCGGCGTAGTCCTGTTGTTCAACTCATAGCTATCGGTTGGTCATCTGCTGCCCGAACGTGATGTATCGTGCTGATACATCAAGCTATCGCGGTGATACATCAGGCCGTCACATCCGTTGACACCTGAACTTCCGATTTTGTTCGGACGCGATGGCACCGGGGACGAGTACGCCGATGGGGGTGAGTCAGTTGCTGGAGATCGCGATCCTGGGCCTGTTGAACGAGAGCCCGATGCACGGATACGAGCTTCGCAAACGACTCTCCGGTCTGCTGGGGACGTTTCGCGCGTTCTCCTACGGCTCGCTCTACCCGACCCTGCGCAAGCTCTCCGAAGCTGGCTGGACCACCGAAGAAGAGGTCACGCCGACGACGGGTGCCGGCGGGCGGGCACGGCGCGGCAAGCGCGTCTACATGCTCACCGCCGAGGGTAAGGAACGCCTGGCTGAGCTGCTCAGCGAGGTCGGCCCCGACGCCTTCGACGACGAGGGATTCGGCGCCCGGCTGGCGTTCTTCGCCCAGACGAGGTCGGAGATCCGGATGCAAATCCTGGAGGGCCGGCGTCGTCGGGTCGAGGAGCAGCGGGACGGGATGAAGAGTGCCCTGGCTCGCACGCGAGAGCGTCTCGACCGCTACACCCTAGAACTGCAGGAGCACGGCTTGGAGTCGGTGGACCGTGAGGTCCGTTGGCTGAACGAACTGATTGAGAACGAGAAGTCCAGCAGTACATCAACCCAGAGAATCACCAATCCGAAGGAGGACCGCTGATGGTCTCGCATAACGCGACCGGCGGCAGAATTCGCGTCGCCATTGTTGGCGTCGGCAACTGTGCAGCATCCCTGGTCCAGGGCGTGCATTACTACAAGGACGCCGACCCGGCGGGCAAGGTTCCCGGCTTGATGCACGTCAAGTTCGGTCCGTACCACGTCAGTGACATCGACTTCGTCGCCGCGTTCGACGTGGACGCGAAGAAGGTCAACCGCGACCTCTCCGAGGCGATCGTCGCCAGTGAGAACAACACGATCAAGATCTGCGACGTCCCGCCACTCGACATTCCGGTGCAGCGCGGCCACACCCTCGATGGTCTCGGCAAGTACTACCGCGAGACGATCGAAGAGTCGGACGAAGCGCCCGTCGATGTCGTCGCCGCGCTTCGCGAGGCCAAGGTCGACGTCCTGATCTGCTACCTCCCGGTTGGTTCCGAGGCGGCCGCGAAGTTCTACGCCCAGTGCGCCATCGACGCCAAGGTCGCCTTCGTCAACGCCCTCCCCGTCTTCATCGCCGGCACCCCGGAGTGGGCCGCCAAGTTCGAAGAGGCCGGTGTCCCGATCGTCGGTGACGACATCAAGTCGCAGGTTGGTGCCACCATCACCCACCGCGTGCTGGCCAAGCTCTTCGAAGACCGCGGCGTCGAGGTTCAGCGCACCATGCAGCTGAACGTCGGTGGAAACATGGACTTCAAGAACATGCTGGAGCGCGACCGTCTCGAGTCGAAGAAGATCTCCAAGACGCAGTCGGTCACGTCGCAGATCGACCGCGACCTCGGTGCCGACAATGTCCACATCGGTCCGTCGGACTACGTTGCCTGGCTCGATGACCGCAAGTGGGCCTTCGTCCGCCTGGAGGGCAAGGCGTTCGGTGACGTGCCGCTGAGCCTTGAGTACAAGCTCGAGGTCTGGGACTCGCCGAACTCGGCCGGCGTCATCATCGACGCGCTGCGGGCCGCGAAGATCGCCCTCGACCGGGGCATCGGGGGACCGATCCTGTCGGCCTCCTCGTACTTCATGAAGTCCCCGCCGGTGCAGTACAACGACGACGAGGCTCGCCGCGCGGTCGACGACTTCATCGCCGGAACCGTAGAGCGCTAAGCGCGCAGACGTGAGAAGGGGCGGACCGATTCGGTCCGCCCCTTCTCGCATTTCGTCAACAATTAACGGGTGATTCTAGGCCGCCCCATTGGGCAGGACCCGCAGTTCGCGGTAGGCGGTGAGCACGTTGCCGACCAGCCGCTCGGGCTGGTCCCACTGCCGCCACCGTTCGAACTCGGCCGAGCGACTCATCAGTCGTGCTGCGTGTACCGGGTCATGCCCGCCAGCGCAGAGCTCCCGTGATTCGCTGGCCACCCAGCTCCAGTAGTCCCGCGCAGCCCGCACGTCACGACACTTCGCGACCGGACCGTGCCCGGCGACCACGACCTGCGGAGCCCACTCCAGCACCAGATCGAGCGCGGCGAGCACGTTGCTGATCGGCCCGTGCCACGCCACCGGCGTACTACCGACGGAGAGCAGATCACCGACGAAGACGACGCGGCGGTCACGCACATGCACGACTACGTCGCCGGCTGAATGCCCAGGTCCGACCTCGATGAGCTCCACGTGCCTTCCGCTCACGTCGAGAATCAGTCGGTCGGTGAAACTGCTATCCGGCAGCCTTCGGCCGGCGGGCGCAGCGACGCTGGCGTCGGAGCGCATCTCGGCCAGGCTGGCGGCGCTGGTGACGATGGTGGCGTCGGCCGGCATCGCCGTGTTGCCCCACCAGTGGTCACCGTCGGCGTGCGTATTCACCACGGTCAGGGCCGCGGGATCGCAGAGCATCGGCTGCATCGCGGCCAGCATCGCGCCGGCCTGCGCCTCGTCCCAGAGCGTGTCGACGATCAGCGCCGAGTCCCGCCCGCCGACCATGCCGGCGTTGGCCTCGCCCCGGCACTGAACCGGGTAGAGCCAGGCCCAGACATCAGGCGCCACCTCTTCCAGGCTCGGCGCCGCTCGCCCAGATTCGGATCTGCGCGCCGTGGGACGCGTCAGCTCCCCTCTGTGTACGACCCTCCCAGTCATGCCACACCTCCCGCCGCCGAAGACGCCCAGACACCCCAAACACTCGATGAAGTGGCGTCGATATGTCCCGCTGGCGTCTATTGTACGACGTTCCAATGGCGCCCGGTGCCCTGAAACTAGTAGCGTCTCAGACAAATGTCCAATTCCCCTCCGCCAGCGGACCGGGCCTCCGGACTCACCGGCGCCCGGCTCCCCCCTGAACAGCGCCGCGAGCAGCTAATCGATATCGCCATCGATCTCTTCGGCGACCCGACCAAGGACAACGTCTCACTCGACGACGTCGCCCGCGCGGCCGGAATTTCACGCAACCTCGTCTATCACTACTTCCCCGGAAAGACGGCATTGATCGCCGCGGCCGTCCGGACCGAGAGCACCCGGCTCGCACACATCACCGACGAGGACCAGACGCTGCGTGGCCCAGCCCGGCTCGCCGCGGCCCTGAACGCGTACTTCGACTACGTCGAGGCCCACCCGCACGCGTACCGCCTCATCTACCGGTTCGCCGCCGCCAACGCCGAGACCCGCGCGCTGCTGGACAACAACCAGGACGTCTACAGCAAGCGGATCCTGAGCTGGCTCGACGACCCGTCGCCGGCGACCGAGTTGGCGGTCCGCTCGTGGATGTACTTCCTGACCTCGACTTGCCTGCGCTGGCTCGACACCCCGGAGGTGAGCCGGCAGGAGGTGATGCACCTCTGCGGCCAGATGCTGGTGGCCGCGCTCGCCGCCTCCGGGCACGAGCTTCCGTAGCCGCTGCCTGCCCTTCGTCTATCCCCGACGGGTTTCGCTGGTCGGGTGCTCGGGCAGGCTGCGACCGTGACCCTAGTTCCGCGCGTGCTGGTGGCCGGTGCCTCCGGCTTTGTCGGCTCGCGCCTCACCCCGGCCCTGGTCGACGAGGGGTACGAGGTGCGGGCCATGACGCGTCACCCCGAAAGCTATGACGGCGCCGGGACGCCGGTCGCCGGTGACGTCTCGGATCCCGGGAGCCTGACCGCTCCGTTCGACGGGGTGAGCGCCGCGTACTACCTGGTGCATTCGCTGGATTCGGCCGACTTCGTGAAGACCGACGCCGAAGCGGCGCGAGCCTTCGGCGCCGCCGCCGGGGCGGCCGGGGTTCAGCAGATCATCTATCTCGGCGGGCTGGGCACCGACGATGAGGACCTCTCCGATCACCTGCGCTCCCGGCGCGAGGTTGAGCGGCTGCTCGGCGAGGCCGGAGTGCCGGTGACGGTGCTGCGGGCCGCCGTGGTTATTGGGCACGGCGGGATCTCGTGGGAGCTCACCCGCCAACTGGTGGCCCACCTGCCGGCGATGATCACGCCGCGCTGGGTCTCGACCCGCACCCAGCCGATCGCGCTCCCCGACGTGATCCGCTACCTCGTTGGCGTGCTGGGGATGCCGGAGGCGCTGGGCCAGGTGTATGAGATCGGTGGACCGGAGGTGCTGCGCTACGCAGACATGCTGCAGCGCGCGGCCCGGCTGCAGAACCACCGGCCGCTGCCGATGCTCCCGGTCCCGCTGCTCACCCCCAACCTCTCCTCGCTGTGGCTGGCCTTCGTCACCGACGTCAACCTCACCACCGCTCGCAACCTGGTCGATTCGATGAGCAACGAGGTGGTCGTGCATGACGATTCGATCCTCGACCTCCTCCCCGGCGAGCGAATCGGGTACGACGATGCGGTGCGCCTTGCGCTGGCCGAGCGAGCGGCCGCAGAGGCCAATTCGGCGGTGGCCCCATGACGCGTGCTCCGGCCGGCCTCGTGCGGGCCGTTCATCGCGTCCTCGGCCCGGCCCTGGTCGAGCGGGTGCCGCGCGACCACTCCCAGCCCGACCGGGAGTTCCTCCGTCGCCGTGTCACCGTCGCTACCACCCTGGTCGTGGGCGCGGTGGTGCTCGGCTTCTCGCTCGCCGTGCCGCCGGGAAGCGCTGCCTTCTACCCACTGACGCTGCTGCTGGCCGCGGTCTGGACGATCGGTGGGTTCCTCTCCGGCCCGCTTCACCTCGGCTGGATCGGCTGGCGAGGCGGGCTGCGGCGACCGCTGGTGACCCCGGTCGTCGTCGGACTGGGTGCGGCCGCGATCTTCGTGGTCGGGGCTCTCGTCGTACGTGAGATTCCGGCTCTGCGCGACCTCACCGACCATGTCCTGGCCCACGCCCGGAAGGGCTCGACGCCCCTGGTGCTGCTGGTGACGGTGCTCAACGGCATCGCGGAGGAGATCTTCTTCCGCGGTGCGCTCTTCGCCGCGATCGGCCGCCGTCATCCGGTGGCCATCTCCACGCTGATCTACGCGCTGGTCACGATCGCCACGCTGAACCCGATGCTGGTCTTCGCCGCCATCACGCTCGGACTGGTGCTCGGCCTGCAGCGGCGCGCGTCCGGGGGAGTCCTGGCCCCGGCGCTGACCCACGTCACGTGGTCGGCCGTGATGCTCTTCGCGCTGCCGCCACTCTTCGCCTGACCGCAGCCCGATGGAGCAGGTCTAGTTCAGCCCGACCTCGGACGGGTAGGTGGAGACGAGACTCAGCGGCGGACCCTGGCGGCGCAGCACGTCGCGCCAGAGCGTCTGGGGATTCTCGGCGAAGACGTCGTCGGGGGAGCCCTCGACGACGAACCACGACCCCTCGCTGAGTTCGCTGTCGAGCTGGGCCGGCGCCCAACCGGCGTGACCGGCGAAGACCCGCAGCTTGGTGGTGGCTGAGCTGACCAGCTCCACGTCGGCGTCCAAGTCGACCGTGCCCAACTCATCCGACACCACCCGGACGCTCTCCCGGCCGAGCAGCGCCGCCTCCGCCTCGCGCAGCGCCCCGATGCAGAGGGCACCGTCGGGGAGCACCGGGCCACCGGTGAAGACGACCTGCGGCTCGCTCACCGCCTCATGCCAGTCCGGCAGCACCTGCCCGACCGGGGTCCGGGACGGGCGGTTAAGGATCACCCCGACCGTGCCGCCACCGTCGTGCTCGAGCAGGAAGATGACGGTACGGCTGAAGGTGGACTCGATCAGCGACGGTGCCGCGACGAGGAGTCGTCCGGATGCAGGGGGCAGCCCGATCCAGGGCTCCTCCGCGTCCGCCACGTGGACTATCTTGCCTGGTCCCGGCCGGAGATGTCTGCGCACCCTCCACGGCGACCCTTCGCAACGAGCACTAGCGTGGCAGGGGTGAGTCATCGCGGGCATCTACGCGCCGCGTTTCGACGAGCCGGTTTCCAGCGTCTGCTCTCGACCCGGCTGCTCGCCCAGCTCGGCGACGGAGTCTTCCAGGCCTCCCTTGCCGGGGCCGTCCTCTTCAACCCCGACCGTGCGACCACGCCCCGGGACGTGGCGGCGGGCTTTGCGGTGATCCTGCTGCCGTACTCCTTCGTCGGCCCCTTCGCCGGCGTCCTGCTCGACCGCTGGTGGCGGCAGCGGGTACTGGTTTTCGCCAATATTGTCAGGGCAATCTGCATCGTCGGGGTGGCCGCGGAGATCGCCAACGACGTCCACGGGCAACCCTTCTTCGCCAGCGCGCTCGTCGTCATCTCGGTGAACCGGTTCTTCCTCTCCGCCCTCTCGGCGTCGCTGCCGCATGTGGTCGACGACGCCGAACTGGTGACGGCCAACGCCTTCTCGACGACGGCCGGGGCCATCGCCACCACCATCGGTGGCGCCACCGCGATCGGTGTCCGGCACTGGCTGGCTGACTCCGACAAGAGCTACGCGATAGTCGCGGCGGCAGCGATCGTGCCGTACCTCGTCTCGGCCCTGGCCGCCCACGGTTTCGGGCGCACCGCGCTCGGGCCGGACGATGTACAGCGCAGCGCTCGCGAGACCCCCCGCGTGGTGCTCGCCGGGTTGATCGCCGGCGCCCGCCACATCGCCTCGCACCCGCCCGTTGCCCGCGCCCTCACCATGATCGGCGTGCAGCGCTTCTGCTACGGCATCACCACGATCTGCACACTGCTGCTGTACCGCAATTACTTCGCCGACGACGGCCTCTTCCGGGCCGGGATCGCCGGGCTGGCCCAGGTCGTCGGCGCCACCGCCCTCGGCGGGGGGCTGGCCGCGGTGGTGACGCCGACGTCGGCCCGCCACCTCGGCTACGTCCGCT
Coding sequences within it:
- a CDS encoding putative transcriptional regulator, producing the protein MADAEEPWIGLPPASGRLLVAAPSLIESTFSRTVIFLLEHDGGGTVGVILNRPSRTPVGQVLPDWHEAVSEPQVVFTGGPVLPDGALCIGALREAEAALLGRESVRVVSDELGTVDLDADVELVSSATTKLRVFAGHAGWAPAQLDSELSEGSWFVVEGSPDDVFAENPQTLWRDVLRRQGPPLSLVSTYPSEVGLN
- a CDS encoding Major Facilitator Superfamily protein, whose translation is MAGVSHRGHLRAAFRRAGFQRLLSTRLLAQLGDGVFQASLAGAVLFNPDRATTPRDVAAGFAVILLPYSFVGPFAGVLLDRWWRQRVLVFANIVRAICIVGVAAEIANDVHGQPFFASALVVISVNRFFLSALSASLPHVVDDAELVTANAFSTTAGAIATTIGGATAIGVRHWLADSDKSYAIVAAAAIVPYLVSALAAHGFGRTALGPDDVQRSARETPRVVLAGLIAGARHIASHPPVARALTMIGVQRFCYGITTICTLLLYRNYFADDGLFRAGIAGLAQVVGATALGGGLAAVVTPTSARHLGYVRWPAILLFFGAGLQVIFGLPFTMPMLLIAAFGLGFVAQGVKICVDTLVQQQVSDEFRGRVFSLYDTLFNLTFVSATVVTAIVLPANGHSPTAVIVIGLTYALTALLYLRSAEGDPRGGEDASLPRTDLVPDS
- a CDS encoding 3-oxoacyl-[acyl-carrier protein] reductase, which produces MSDKYQEIVSGGVGKTVATKLGLPRPAILRRYKAGAPLVNGPVLVGAIGEGVKELSDILRDAGADVQTEDSDTAKWGALVLDATGAETPADLAGLQSFFGGALRRLKGGGRVVVLGRVPDGESPVRDAARHGLDGFIRSLAKEVRGGATANLVLLEGDASPESALRFFLSGRSAYVDGQVVRVGAGAAPAPADWNQPLAGKVAVVTGAARGIGAAIAEVLARDGATVICADLPSAGDNLAKVANKVGGTTLQLDISAPDAAERMLELAKERYGKLDIVIHNAGITRDKLLANMKPEVWSSVMAVNLESQLRVNAALLASDVFSDDGRIVCLASTSGIAGNRGQTNYAASKAGVIGMVRSFAPAFAKTGATINAIAPGFIDTDMTHAIPFATREVARRLNALQQAGLPVDVAETAAWFASSSAGGVNGQVLRVCGQNLVGA
- a CDS encoding Uncharacterized conserved protein YbjT, contains NAD(P)-binding and DUF2867 domains, whose translation is MLGQAATVTLVPRVLVAGASGFVGSRLTPALVDEGYEVRAMTRHPESYDGAGTPVAGDVSDPGSLTAPFDGVSAAYYLVHSLDSADFVKTDAEAARAFGAAAGAAGVQQIIYLGGLGTDDEDLSDHLRSRREVERLLGEAGVPVTVLRAAVVIGHGGISWELTRQLVAHLPAMITPRWVSTRTQPIALPDVIRYLVGVLGMPEALGQVYEIGGPEVLRYADMLQRAARLQNHRPLPMLPVPLLTPNLSSLWLAFVTDVNLTTARNLVDSMSNEVVVHDDSILDLLPGERIGYDDAVRLALAERAAAEANSAVAP
- a CDS encoding Glyoxylase, beta-lactamase superfamily II, with translation MTGRVVHRGELTRPTARRSESGRAAPSLEEVAPDVWAWLYPVQCRGEANAGMVGGRDSALIVDTLWDEAQAGAMLAAMQPMLCDPAALTVVNTHADGDHWWGNTAMPADATIVTSAASLAEMRSDASVAAPAGRRLPDSSFTDRLILDVSGRHVELIEVGPGHSAGDVVVHVRDRRVVFVGDLLSVGSTPVAWHGPISNVLAALDLVLEWAPQVVVAGHGPVAKCRDVRAARDYWSWVASESRELCAGGHDPVHAARLMSRSAEFERWRQWDQPERLVGNVLTAYRELRVLPNGAA
- a CDS encoding acetyl-CoA C-acetyltransferase, with translation MATAKARRAAIVGGNRIPFARSNGPYSHASNQDMLTATIDGLVARYGLQGERLGEVAAGAVLKHARDFNLTRECVLGSKLSPQTPAYDVQQACGTGLETAILVANKIRLGQIDSGIAGGTDTTSDAPLALSEDLRKTLLDANRAKGVPAQLKTLLGVRPGHLAPERPENSEPRTGLSMGEHAAITAEQWGITREAQDQLTVESHQKLAAAYDRGFFDDLITPFRKLSKDNNLRGDSTVEKLAKLKPVFGKGLDHPTMTAANSTPLTDGASAVLLSTDEWAAAHKLPVWAYLTDAETSALDYVHGDIKDDGLLMAPIYAVPRLLARNGLTLQDFDFYEIHEAFASVVLVNFAAWEDPAFCKERLGLDAPLGSIDRSKLNVNGSSLAAGHPFAATGGRIVASLAKQLHEAGPGKRGLISICAAGGQGVVAILESAAK
- a CDS encoding transcriptional regulator, TetR family — protein: MGTAVGTANDVVEAATSSVRRPPGDRQAADSAKKHGGARTDGRRERWAEHRKARRSELIDAATDAVIEYGANVGMDQIAATAKTSKTVIYRYFSDKADLHQAVAEQAATHLIEGLVAALEGVTLPRDTLAAGVNAFLTEIDERPEVYRFVMMRVAQNSEALSPRDERRRVLDYPSIIGELVSMQIAFYMKISGLDPIRARPWGVAIVGFIRSAGDWWLEHRDSMSRDELSEYLSALLWSGMGGLYISAGMEVEISPPPGIFPILPKDARIEARAMAEKNTGTDIDAAIQSVRQAFSE
- a CDS encoding myo-inositol-1-phosphate synthase, producing the protein MVSHNATGGRIRVAIVGVGNCAASLVQGVHYYKDADPAGKVPGLMHVKFGPYHVSDIDFVAAFDVDAKKVNRDLSEAIVASENNTIKICDVPPLDIPVQRGHTLDGLGKYYRETIEESDEAPVDVVAALREAKVDVLICYLPVGSEAAAKFYAQCAIDAKVAFVNALPVFIAGTPEWAAKFEEAGVPIVGDDIKSQVGATITHRVLAKLFEDRGVEVQRTMQLNVGGNMDFKNMLERDRLESKKISKTQSVTSQIDRDLGADNVHIGPSDYVAWLDDRKWAFVRLEGKAFGDVPLSLEYKLEVWDSPNSAGVIIDALRAAKIALDRGIGGPILSASSYFMKSPPVQYNDDEARRAVDDFIAGTVER
- a CDS encoding DNA-binding transcriptional regulator, PadR family; this encodes MGVSQLLEIAILGLLNESPMHGYELRKRLSGLLGTFRAFSYGSLYPTLRKLSEAGWTTEEEVTPTTGAGGRARRGKRVYMLTAEGKERLAELLSEVGPDAFDDEGFGARLAFFAQTRSEIRMQILEGRRRRVEEQRDGMKSALARTRERLDRYTLELQEHGLESVDREVRWLNELIENEKSSSTSTQRITNPKEDR
- a CDS encoding transcriptional regulator, TetR family, which gives rise to MSNSPPPADRASGLTGARLPPEQRREQLIDIAIDLFGDPTKDNVSLDDVARAAGISRNLVYHYFPGKTALIAAAVRTESTRLAHITDEDQTLRGPARLAAALNAYFDYVEAHPHAYRLIYRFAAANAETRALLDNNQDVYSKRILSWLDDPSPATELAVRSWMYFLTSTCLRWLDTPEVSRQEVMHLCGQMLVAALAASGHELP